Proteins encoded within one genomic window of Ammonifex degensii KC4:
- a CDS encoding CRISPR-associated helicase/endonuclease Cas3 → MAFFAHCDREGERIKRRYRLDAHLALVAAESYTSLARLPRYQNLLPLAATVGLAHDFGKYTSYFQDYLLTQRINPYKEHAFISGLWATYLAARQGAGPLEQLAAFMAVLWHHRDLDNLDRYLASRREMEDITSLDPDKYRRLEVVEKQVEDLRQNIEKVGASLASAARHLARLLTRRGLTPPPFLTQDWCQCLEEFLGSWQEVYISLYRHWRKFERQEPSLSPYFNVVLLFSALIDADKRHSARVREVKRPELPSNLVYIYKERKFAGGVPFGINALRGKIFRHAAERMACAPLSQRFFTLTAPTGSGKTLTVINAALILRRRLQEAYGFSPRIIYALPFTSIIDQTYQVLYELMEETLPGFASAPSVYLLKHHHLAEISYKDPEDEDPRRFDEAMLLIESWQSEVVVTTFVQLLHTFIGYRNRMLKKFCHLGRSIIIMDEVQNIPVEYWPLVTEVLKRAAEELDLRLILMTATRPEWFEPGEALELAGEPEDIERYFKMLDRVRLLVEPGQYRVAEAAELFARRYDPSRSHLVVLNTIRNSVDFYHYLKDLLPEGTPLYYLSTNIVPAEREKRIEALRTALHRGEKPVLVSTQVVEAGVDLDFDVAWRDIGPVDAVVQVAGRCNRNFKRDKGDVYLLNLVDEQGHFPAVRVYGAIHIKGAREFFSGRPEFPEAEFHSLVENFFSFVRARKDPSASGTILKAMKELRFKGDGEEKGVAGFQLIKDLPNHIEVFVALDSKAEEVWEAYQQEVVNAPDRRSRWEAFYRIKRDFSRYIISVPVRSLAGKVDTSKALPYIPPYLVEELYDPETGFKRVDEGAVII, encoded by the coding sequence ATGGCCTTCTTCGCCCACTGTGACCGCGAAGGAGAGCGCATAAAGCGCCGTTATCGCCTAGACGCCCACCTGGCCCTGGTGGCGGCCGAAAGCTACACCTCTTTGGCCCGGCTTCCCCGCTATCAAAACCTCCTGCCTCTGGCCGCCACCGTGGGCCTAGCCCATGATTTCGGTAAATATACTTCTTATTTCCAGGACTACCTTTTGACTCAAAGGATCAATCCTTACAAAGAGCACGCTTTCATCTCCGGCCTCTGGGCTACCTACCTTGCTGCCCGGCAGGGGGCGGGGCCTCTGGAACAACTGGCGGCCTTCATGGCCGTGCTCTGGCACCACCGCGACCTGGACAATCTCGACCGCTACCTGGCGTCGCGCCGCGAAATGGAGGATATAACTTCTTTAGACCCCGACAAGTACCGGCGCCTGGAGGTAGTGGAGAAGCAGGTAGAAGATCTCCGGCAAAACATAGAAAAGGTGGGGGCTTCCCTTGCTTCTGCTGCCCGGCACCTCGCCCGTCTTCTTACGCGGCGCGGCCTTACTCCCCCTCCTTTTCTGACGCAGGACTGGTGCCAGTGCTTAGAAGAGTTTCTTGGCTCCTGGCAAGAGGTCTACATTTCCCTCTACCGGCACTGGCGCAAGTTTGAAAGGCAGGAACCTTCCCTTTCCCCTTATTTCAATGTGGTCCTCCTCTTCTCCGCCCTTATCGATGCCGACAAGCGGCACAGTGCCCGCGTGCGCGAAGTTAAGAGGCCGGAACTCCCCTCTAATCTGGTCTACATCTATAAAGAAAGGAAATTTGCCGGAGGCGTGCCTTTTGGGATCAACGCTTTACGAGGAAAAATCTTTCGCCACGCCGCCGAAAGAATGGCCTGTGCCCCTCTTTCCCAGCGCTTTTTTACCCTGACGGCCCCCACCGGCAGCGGCAAAACTCTGACTGTAATCAATGCTGCCCTCATCCTTCGTCGGCGCCTGCAGGAAGCTTACGGCTTTTCTCCCCGGATTATATACGCCCTTCCCTTCACCAGCATCATCGACCAGACCTACCAGGTCCTCTACGAGCTTATGGAGGAGACCCTGCCCGGTTTTGCTTCCGCTCCTTCGGTTTACCTGCTCAAGCATCATCACCTGGCGGAAATATCCTATAAGGATCCGGAGGACGAAGACCCCCGCCGCTTCGACGAAGCCATGCTCCTCATTGAGAGCTGGCAGAGCGAAGTGGTGGTTACCACCTTCGTACAACTCCTTCACACCTTTATCGGCTACCGAAATCGGATGCTCAAAAAATTCTGCCACCTGGGTCGCTCCATCATCATTATGGACGAAGTGCAGAACATTCCTGTGGAATACTGGCCGCTGGTCACCGAAGTCTTGAAGCGGGCAGCGGAAGAGCTTGATCTGCGCCTCATCCTCATGACGGCTACACGCCCGGAGTGGTTCGAGCCGGGAGAAGCCCTGGAGCTGGCGGGAGAGCCGGAGGATATCGAGCGCTACTTCAAGATGCTCGACCGCGTCCGCCTGCTGGTCGAACCCGGACAGTACCGCGTGGCAGAAGCGGCCGAGCTTTTTGCCCGGCGCTATGATCCCAGCCGATCGCACCTGGTGGTACTGAACACCATCCGGAACTCCGTAGACTTCTACCACTACCTGAAAGATCTCTTGCCGGAGGGAACCCCTCTTTACTACCTTTCCACCAACATCGTGCCGGCCGAGCGAGAGAAGCGGATAGAAGCCCTGCGCACGGCCTTGCACCGGGGAGAGAAGCCGGTTCTCGTTTCTACCCAGGTGGTGGAAGCGGGAGTGGACCTAGACTTCGACGTAGCCTGGCGGGACATAGGGCCTGTAGATGCGGTAGTTCAGGTGGCGGGGCGCTGCAACCGCAACTTCAAGAGAGATAAGGGAGATGTTTACCTACTCAACTTGGTAGACGAACAAGGCCACTTTCCGGCCGTCCGCGTCTACGGGGCCATTCACATAAAGGGCGCCCGGGAGTTTTTCTCCGGCCGTCCGGAGTTCCCAGAAGCGGAATTCCACTCGCTGGTGGAGAACTTTTTCTCTTTTGTCAGGGCCCGGAAAGATCCGAGCGCAAGTGGCACAATTTTGAAAGCCATGAAGGAATTGCGGTTCAAGGGGGACGGGGAAGAGAAAGGCGTGGCGGGCTTTCAGCTCATAAAGGATCTACCCAACCACATTGAGGTTTTCGTGGCCCTTGACTCCAAAGCCGAGGAAGTATGGGAAGCCTACCAGCAGGAAGTGGTAAACGCGCCCGACCGCCGTTCGCGCTGGGAAGCCTTTTACCGGATCAAGCGTGACTTCAGCCGCTACATCATCTCTGTTCCTGTTAGATCCCTGGCTGGCAAAGTAGACACTTCCAAAGCTCTGCCCTATATACCCCCCTACCTGGTGGAAGAGCTTTACGATCCAGAAACGGGCTTCAAGCGGGTGGACGAAGGGGCGGTGATAATATGA
- a CDS encoding TIGR02710 family CRISPR-associated CARF protein has product MGDKLPPRILVLSVGGSCAPVVNACREYRPDFIYFFCSGGPKGSTVAVDGEGDPCGDSRTIKCPKCKTEIPLGNPKGESIVRQLQLPPGSYEKVEVDDPDDLASCYRKLIELENRIRERFGPDAEVIANYTGGTKTMSVALALLAALREGWDLSVNIGPRFDLIKVRGGDHAVFADKQVVAAELYRSQAAEFLRSYAYDTADKVLSQLTTRYQLSSDLRDRFLRIRRLCQAFYAWDVFDHRKALELLRLVGGEKVAPYIEAALGLAGEKKKVTGYEPVMDLLLNAERRAEQGRYDDAVARLYRALEMTAQVRLRQAWNLDTGNLALDRLPPELRDKYLPWQDEKGRIRLGLVKSFELLAELNDPVGQLWRQQEPKMRNALEARNSSILAHGTVPLSEASYRQYGSVIEGFIEEVFQLTGVRLPRRQLPREELLDM; this is encoded by the coding sequence GTGGGAGATAAGTTGCCGCCCAGAATTCTGGTCCTCTCGGTTGGAGGATCTTGTGCCCCCGTAGTTAATGCCTGTCGGGAGTACAGACCGGATTTCATTTACTTCTTTTGCTCCGGGGGTCCCAAAGGCAGTACGGTTGCGGTAGATGGAGAAGGAGATCCTTGCGGCGATTCCCGAACCATCAAGTGCCCGAAGTGCAAAACAGAAATACCTCTTGGCAACCCCAAAGGGGAATCTATCGTGCGGCAGTTACAGTTGCCGCCCGGATCGTACGAAAAAGTAGAAGTTGACGATCCGGATGACCTTGCCTCTTGCTACCGCAAGCTGATTGAGCTGGAAAACCGGATAAGAGAACGTTTTGGTCCGGACGCAGAAGTAATTGCCAACTACACCGGTGGCACCAAGACTATGTCGGTAGCCCTAGCCTTGCTGGCAGCGTTGCGGGAGGGCTGGGACCTGTCCGTTAACATAGGGCCTCGGTTTGATCTGATCAAGGTGCGGGGCGGCGATCACGCCGTGTTTGCCGATAAGCAGGTGGTAGCTGCTGAGCTCTATCGGTCGCAGGCAGCCGAGTTTTTGCGCTCTTATGCCTACGATACGGCCGACAAAGTTCTGTCCCAGCTAACGACCAGATACCAGCTCTCTTCGGATTTAAGAGACCGCTTCCTCCGGATTCGCCGCCTGTGCCAAGCATTTTATGCCTGGGATGTTTTCGACCACCGGAAGGCGCTCGAGCTCTTGCGCCTTGTAGGTGGGGAGAAGGTTGCTCCTTATATCGAAGCAGCTCTGGGGCTGGCCGGAGAAAAGAAAAAGGTTACAGGCTATGAGCCGGTAATGGATCTTTTGCTCAATGCCGAGCGGCGGGCGGAGCAAGGCCGGTACGATGATGCGGTGGCCCGGCTTTACCGGGCCTTAGAGATGACCGCTCAGGTGCGCCTGCGGCAGGCGTGGAACTTGGATACCGGAAACCTCGCTCTAGATCGGCTGCCTCCGGAGTTACGGGATAAGTACCTTCCCTGGCAGGACGAAAAGGGGCGCATAAGGCTGGGGTTGGTGAAAAGCTTTGAGCTTTTGGCCGAACTCAACGATCCCGTCGGGCAGCTCTGGCGCCAGCAGGAGCCTAAGATGCGCAATGCTTTGGAGGCCAGAAATTCTTCTATTCTGGCTCACGGAACCGTCCCGCTAAGTGAGGCGAGCTACAGGCAGTATGGTTCGGTTATCGAAGGTTTCATCGAAGAAGTTTTTCAACTAACGGGCGTGAGATTGCCTCGCCGTCAGCTCCCACGCGAGGAACTGCTGGATATGTAA
- a CDS encoding RAMP superfamily CRISPR-associated protein: protein MSGGLRAFGTPAEVGRVHSRFFNEAVFELLLYPDTPLLVKAGGEGVEALDPTLPDMSFVRLRQVGGEEVPFIPGSSFRGVLRSHAERLVRSVKKEEACDPLNHKERESWNLKTACLVKDKDKGPEAYRKVCYICRLFGTTGLASRVRVGDFYPEKEPVCSTRYGVAIDRVTGAVAKGPFEMEVVTDGSFRGTITLRNFTLGQFGLLSAALLDIGEGLVPIGFGKSRGLGRVRLEVKRLAIYTLRSPEGALWGVGALCEEEVRKEFRLPPAERERLDLGAKDAAKKGIYHVLSAAGEEAVRWMEKAVPRWLEEIA, encoded by the coding sequence TTGAGCGGTGGCTTGAGAGCTTTTGGAACTCCTGCGGAGGTGGGAAGGGTGCATAGCCGCTTCTTCAACGAGGCCGTGTTCGAGCTCCTGCTTTACCCGGACACTCCCCTGCTGGTGAAGGCGGGAGGAGAAGGGGTGGAAGCACTGGACCCCACCTTACCGGACATGAGCTTTGTGCGTCTGAGGCAGGTTGGCGGCGAGGAAGTACCTTTTATCCCCGGTTCCTCTTTTCGCGGGGTTCTGCGCAGCCACGCCGAGCGCCTGGTGCGCTCGGTGAAAAAGGAAGAAGCCTGCGACCCTTTGAACCACAAGGAGAGGGAGAGTTGGAACTTAAAAACCGCCTGCCTGGTCAAGGACAAAGATAAGGGGCCCGAGGCCTACCGGAAAGTCTGCTACATCTGCCGTCTTTTCGGCACCACCGGTCTGGCCAGCCGGGTGCGGGTGGGCGACTTTTACCCGGAAAAGGAGCCGGTCTGCTCCACCCGCTACGGTGTGGCCATCGACCGGGTGACTGGAGCGGTGGCCAAGGGACCTTTTGAGATGGAAGTGGTCACCGACGGGAGTTTCCGGGGCACCATAACCCTGCGCAACTTCACTCTGGGCCAGTTCGGCCTTCTCTCGGCAGCCCTTCTGGATATAGGTGAAGGGCTGGTTCCCATAGGATTCGGCAAATCCCGGGGCCTCGGACGCGTCAGACTGGAAGTAAAGAGGCTTGCCATCTACACCCTTCGCTCCCCTGAAGGAGCTTTGTGGGGGGTGGGGGCTCTTTGTGAGGAAGAGGTCAGGAAGGAATTCAGGCTTCCTCCCGCCGAGAGAGAGCGGCTGGATCTGGGAGCAAAGGATGCGGCCAAGAAGGGTATCTATCATGTGTTGAGCGCTGCGGGCGAAGAAGCGGTAAGGTGGATGGAAAAAGCTGTCCCCCGCTGGTTGGAGGAGATAGCTTGA
- a CDS encoding Card1-like endonuclease domain-containing protein → MVCLVSEERMQNIIPVFQRGLDISEVYLICSRDAEQENSPLRRALHDLQATLESEASVKVKVWDQFVDAYDPESARRVVYEAIKDARKRTSAQVLVNFTGGTKCMSVGAFLAAQDVGVPCLYVDTANLRLIRYDPGALSLESLPFDLAGRLTVPIYLRSYGKLVHLQPRQLLPAAFDFARDLYTLWPQRFSVIVSSLEKFARAISTKQTMVEAEGLNEQLVSLLLKYGAIKQSGNYWEVVPDWKPVLGGGKWLEAMVFLLLKESGHFDDIATGICVAGLENELDVVMVRHGQLAVIECKIGSLKGALPKVRAVATALGRFARSFIVTSQLSEKIPPVYKARAIHYGVRDIVTAEDLPRVAEKVIAGMRGGR, encoded by the coding sequence ATGGTCTGTTTGGTTAGCGAGGAAAGGATGCAGAACATTATTCCTGTGTTCCAGCGTGGTTTAGATATTAGCGAGGTTTACCTGATATGTTCTCGCGATGCCGAACAAGAAAATTCGCCCTTGCGGAGAGCTCTGCATGATCTCCAAGCTACCTTAGAGTCAGAAGCCAGCGTCAAGGTTAAAGTGTGGGATCAGTTCGTCGATGCTTACGACCCGGAAAGTGCTCGTCGAGTTGTATACGAGGCGATAAAGGACGCGCGGAAGAGAACTTCTGCTCAAGTGCTGGTTAATTTCACCGGAGGTACTAAGTGCATGTCTGTCGGAGCCTTCTTAGCCGCCCAGGATGTCGGCGTCCCCTGCCTTTACGTGGATACCGCCAATCTCCGCCTTATCCGGTATGATCCCGGAGCTTTATCTCTGGAATCTCTTCCTTTTGATTTGGCGGGCCGTCTCACCGTTCCCATCTACCTCAGGTCTTACGGCAAGCTGGTGCACCTTCAGCCTCGCCAGCTATTACCTGCTGCTTTTGATTTTGCTCGAGATCTTTATACCCTCTGGCCTCAGCGGTTTTCCGTTATAGTCTCTTCCCTGGAAAAGTTCGCTAGAGCCATTAGCACCAAGCAAACTATGGTTGAGGCCGAGGGACTTAATGAGCAGCTGGTTAGTTTGCTTCTCAAATACGGGGCCATAAAACAAAGTGGAAACTATTGGGAAGTAGTCCCTGACTGGAAGCCGGTGCTCGGGGGGGGGAAGTGGCTTGAGGCCATGGTCTTTCTACTCCTGAAGGAGAGCGGTCACTTTGACGATATCGCCACCGGTATTTGTGTGGCCGGTCTGGAGAATGAACTCGACGTGGTGATGGTGCGGCACGGGCAACTGGCGGTCATTGAGTGTAAGATCGGAAGCCTAAAAGGGGCTCTTCCCAAAGTCAGGGCCGTGGCCACTGCGTTGGGCAGGTTCGCTCGGAGTTTCATAGTGACCAGCCAGCTTTCTGAGAAGATTCCTCCTGTTTACAAGGCGAGAGCCATTCATTATGGTGTGCGCGACATTGTTACTGCTGAAGACTTGCCTCGGGTAGCCGAAAAAGTCATCGCTGGCATGAGAGGTGGGAGATAA
- a CDS encoding RAMP superfamily CRISPR-associated protein produces the protein MEQKPYDFVPFPDHCVRALCPGHHRFVSYTGTMECELYLLRPLQVGSGFSDFVKTRQGAEVLAACHAGVEREDKRLYVIPGSSLKGVLRNLVEAVSYSCLSVMDNKVRAFIPVKLNRCTRVDELCPACRIFGMTGPRGESYQGNVQIPDVMMPEGTKAVLARIPILWTPARAKNGLPRSYLGGKGEARGRKFYYHGKKASGPDARVVLKEGQSFKATLHFNNLDAALMGVLLTAMGLHPVHRFPVKMGAGKPVGMGSVEIKLLSVTLRKAEAGRLGSGVYLLEGQELERWVEECCREAEKQGLLFYEGLERVAAVLAREELDRREMPGGPY, from the coding sequence GTGGAGCAGAAGCCTTATGATTTCGTTCCCTTTCCCGACCACTGCGTCCGTGCCCTTTGTCCCGGACATCACCGGTTCGTTTCTTATACCGGAACTATGGAATGCGAGCTCTACTTACTGCGCCCTTTGCAGGTAGGCTCAGGGTTTTCGGACTTTGTTAAGACCAGGCAAGGAGCAGAAGTATTGGCTGCCTGCCATGCGGGCGTGGAAAGGGAAGATAAGCGGCTTTACGTGATACCTGGATCTTCGCTCAAAGGAGTTTTGCGCAACCTGGTAGAGGCCGTCTCCTATTCTTGTCTGAGTGTAATGGACAATAAGGTGCGGGCTTTTATCCCGGTTAAGCTTAACCGTTGTACCAGAGTGGACGAGCTTTGCCCTGCTTGCCGCATTTTCGGCATGACCGGCCCTAGGGGCGAAAGTTATCAGGGCAATGTGCAGATTCCCGACGTTATGATGCCGGAAGGGACCAAAGCGGTTCTTGCTCGCATCCCCATCTTGTGGACCCCGGCTCGGGCTAAAAACGGTTTGCCCCGGAGCTATCTGGGCGGAAAAGGAGAGGCCAGGGGCAGAAAGTTTTACTACCACGGGAAAAAGGCTTCGGGGCCGGATGCGCGGGTGGTCTTAAAAGAAGGGCAATCGTTCAAAGCTACGCTTCATTTTAATAATCTCGATGCCGCTTTGATGGGCGTGTTGCTCACGGCCATGGGGTTGCATCCGGTCCACCGGTTTCCGGTGAAAATGGGGGCGGGCAAGCCCGTGGGAATGGGAAGCGTAGAAATCAAGCTTTTATCTGTGACTCTTCGGAAGGCGGAGGCGGGGCGGCTGGGATCCGGAGTTTACCTTCTTGAGGGGCAGGAGCTGGAGAGATGGGTGGAAGAGTGCTGCCGCGAAGCGGAAAAGCAGGGTCTTCTTTTCTACGAGGGGTTGGAGAGAGTGGCTGCCGTTCTTGCGCGGGAGGAGCTGGATCGGCGGGAGATGCCGGGAGGTCCTTATTGA
- the cas4 gene encoding CRISPR-associated protein Cas4 — protein sequence MEEILAFESKPSPDYPSSPKVIGSYVQAFLICPRQVWLMSRQICPDEDHELLQIGRLIQSQSYARERKEVHIEHLALDLVRRAGKNFVVAEVKKSSRAAEAARMQLAFYLYELKQMGLEAEGELLFPEERRKEYLVLTPELEAKIVKMKEDIVQIIARPIPPAPARTRFCGKCAYAEFCWA from the coding sequence ATGGAGGAAATTTTGGCATTTGAAAGTAAACCCTCTCCCGATTACCCTTCCTCTCCGAAGGTCATTGGGAGCTACGTCCAGGCTTTCCTCATCTGTCCCCGGCAGGTCTGGCTCATGTCCCGCCAGATCTGCCCGGACGAAGACCACGAGCTTTTGCAGATCGGGCGGCTCATTCAAAGCCAAAGCTACGCCCGCGAACGTAAAGAGGTGCACATTGAGCACCTGGCCCTGGATCTCGTTCGCCGCGCGGGCAAAAACTTCGTGGTGGCCGAGGTCAAAAAGAGCTCCCGCGCCGCCGAAGCGGCCCGGATGCAACTGGCCTTTTACCTTTACGAACTCAAGCAGATGGGCCTGGAGGCCGAAGGGGAGCTCCTTTTTCCGGAAGAGAGGAGGAAGGAGTATCTAGTGCTGACGCCGGAGCTGGAAGCAAAGATAGTCAAGATGAAGGAAGATATAGTCCAGATCATAGCTCGCCCGATTCCTCCTGCTCCGGCGCGCACTCGCTTCTGCGGTAAGTGCGCCTACGCCGAATTTTGCTGGGCATGA
- the csx7 gene encoding type III CRISPR-associated RAMP protein Csx7 has product MNLEVRPPLWDTFTNRLIIQGKLVCQTALRIGAGSDPLLPTASDLPILLLNGQPYIPGSSLRGVLRSHLERLVRTLEPSPGGGKGACNPVDKNEWCIKTEDMRELRQSKKDLAFRVWDKSCRICRLFGSPWLASRVRVSDLFCLDENVKPLIRDGVAIDREKEAVRNKFDFEVVPPGTRFRLELLAENLSPDELGLVWLGIRELQEGRIQVGGFKGRGLGFVRLEKVQVHMVDGTDREALKNYITRGEMRLVAPEELERWLESFWNSCGGGKGA; this is encoded by the coding sequence TTGAATTTAGAGGTCAGGCCTCCACTTTGGGATACCTTCACCAACAGGCTGATAATTCAAGGTAAATTGGTCTGCCAGACGGCCCTGCGCATAGGAGCGGGGAGCGACCCCCTCCTTCCCACGGCCAGTGACTTGCCCATACTACTTTTAAACGGCCAACCTTACATCCCCGGTTCCTCCCTGCGGGGGGTGCTCCGAAGCCACCTGGAGCGCCTGGTCCGGACCCTCGAGCCCAGCCCAGGGGGAGGGAAAGGAGCCTGCAACCCGGTGGACAAGAATGAGTGGTGCATCAAGACCGAGGATATGAGAGAACTGCGCCAGAGCAAGAAGGATCTGGCTTTTAGGGTTTGGGATAAATCCTGCCGCATCTGCCGCCTTTTCGGCAGTCCTTGGCTGGCTTCCCGGGTGCGGGTAAGCGATCTCTTTTGCCTAGATGAAAATGTCAAGCCCCTGATAAGAGACGGGGTAGCCATAGACCGGGAAAAGGAAGCAGTGCGCAACAAGTTCGATTTCGAGGTCGTGCCTCCCGGTACCAGGTTCCGCCTGGAGCTGTTGGCCGAAAACCTTTCACCGGACGAGCTGGGACTCGTGTGGCTAGGTATCCGGGAGCTTCAGGAGGGCCGTATCCAGGTGGGGGGCTTTAAGGGGCGGGGTTTAGGTTTCGTGCGCCTGGAGAAGGTGCAGGTGCACATGGTGGACGGAACCGATAGGGAGGCTTTGAAGAACTACATCACCCGAGGAGAAATGAGGCTCGTTGCTCCGGAGGAGCTTGAGCGGTGGCTTGAGAGCTTTTGGAACTCCTGCGGAGGTGGGAAGGGTGCATAG
- a CDS encoding RAMP superfamily CRISPR-associated protein, with product MGKLWLLKLEIEFEGMLHIGGTGSPQLLVDRTVVLDKEGWPYLPASTVRGRLRACLERLLKTLNQPVCSPPYPEFMCPQGYPEENYCPACRLFGSPWRQGALYFRDFVLDPKPGEAEIAELRLIRTGIGIDRRRNTVEEERLFFTEVVSPSAGEKELRFVGEVELREDAPELLGWLLASLRLVTHVGGQKSRGLGRARIEVSEIKSWDPERGWVAVSDVKRFAEEVIEHALSGAALL from the coding sequence TTGGGAAAGCTTTGGCTTCTGAAGCTGGAAATAGAATTTGAGGGCATGCTTCACATAGGCGGCACCGGTTCCCCGCAGCTTCTGGTAGACCGAACGGTGGTGCTAGATAAGGAAGGTTGGCCTTATCTTCCTGCTTCCACCGTGCGGGGGAGACTGCGGGCGTGCCTGGAAAGGCTCCTTAAAACTTTAAATCAGCCGGTTTGTTCTCCTCCTTATCCGGAGTTCATGTGCCCCCAGGGTTACCCGGAGGAGAATTACTGCCCGGCTTGCCGGCTCTTCGGCAGTCCCTGGCGCCAAGGAGCTTTGTATTTCAGGGATTTTGTGCTGGATCCAAAGCCTGGTGAGGCCGAGATTGCAGAACTTCGTTTAATCAGGACAGGTATAGGGATCGATCGCCGCCGGAACACGGTGGAAGAGGAGAGGCTCTTTTTCACGGAGGTAGTTTCTCCTTCTGCCGGGGAAAAGGAACTGCGTTTTGTCGGCGAGGTCGAGCTCAGGGAGGATGCCCCGGAACTCCTTGGCTGGCTCCTGGCTTCTTTGCGCCTTGTTACCCACGTAGGCGGGCAGAAGAGCCGGGGTCTGGGGAGGGCGAGGATCGAGGTCAGCGAGATAAAGAGCTGGGATCCCGAAAGGGGCTGGGTCGCCGTATCGGATGTGAAGCGGTTTGCTGAGGAGGTAATTGAGCATGCGCTGTCGGGTGCGGCTTTGCTTTGA
- the cas5 gene encoding CRISPR-associated protein Cas5: MVNVAVFDLVGPFAHFRKYYTNSSSLSYAFPPRTALMGTVAAVLGWERDSYYEKLGLSEARFAVVIKVPVRRLIQTVNYIRTKEEDLNRLRKLEAVKGTQVPLELLLPGGTASSLCFRVYFAHRDDQVTRELAERLAAGRSYFPLYLGLTEFIAQARLVDFKPPDEIIPAGQEVELHSVLAADYLRRPVLRGEVALNRERAPQSFGAGRKLMPPRSYIYEMQARPWRAELLIPAYSFFLPSGKETVAFMEGELWPSSPTVTAKESA, encoded by the coding sequence GTGGTCAATGTGGCCGTCTTTGATCTGGTCGGCCCCTTCGCCCACTTCCGCAAATACTACACCAACTCTTCTTCGCTTTCTTACGCCTTCCCACCCCGGACGGCGCTTATGGGAACGGTGGCGGCTGTCTTAGGCTGGGAGCGCGACAGCTATTACGAGAAGCTGGGGCTTAGTGAGGCCCGCTTCGCGGTGGTAATCAAAGTCCCGGTCCGGCGCCTCATCCAGACCGTGAACTACATTCGCACCAAAGAAGAAGACCTCAACCGGTTAAGAAAGCTGGAGGCCGTGAAGGGTACCCAGGTGCCTCTGGAGCTCCTTTTGCCCGGCGGCACGGCCTCCTCCCTTTGCTTCCGGGTGTACTTTGCTCACCGCGACGACCAAGTGACCCGGGAGCTGGCGGAGAGGCTGGCCGCCGGCCGATCCTACTTTCCCCTTTACCTGGGGCTGACCGAATTTATCGCTCAAGCCCGCTTGGTTGACTTTAAACCGCCGGACGAAATAATCCCTGCCGGTCAAGAAGTAGAACTCCATTCGGTGCTGGCAGCTGACTACCTCCGGCGGCCCGTGCTTAGAGGGGAAGTGGCCCTTAACCGGGAGCGGGCACCCCAGTCCTTTGGGGCAGGGCGGAAGCTCATGCCGCCTAGAAGCTACATCTACGAAATGCAGGCCCGCCCCTGGCGGGCGGAGCTTCTGATCCCCGCCTACTCTTTCTTTCTTCCTTCCGGGAAGGAAACGGTGGCCTTTATGGAGGGAGAGCTATGGCCTTCTTCGCCCACTGTGACCGCGAAGGAGAGCGCATAA